Sequence from the Fulvivirga ligni genome:
CTACAAGAGGCTAATGCAAAGTTAGCGCAAAGCAAGCACGATCAATACCCTGAATTAACTATTTCAGGCGCACACCTGAGGGTAAACAATCCTACAGTAGAGACCCATTTTGGTGGAGATACTGACAGTGGTGATGGTGAACCTCAAAGTGGGAGCTCACCCGAAGTTTCTTCGGTAACATATGGTATGGCCAGTTTCTCTCAGCCTATTTTTAGTGGCTTTAGATTACATAATGCCGTTAAAGTAGCGGATTATCTAAAAACAGCCGCTGAATTGGATGTGGATAATCAAAGAGAAGCGGTAATTTTTAATATTATCAGTGCCTATTATAACTACTATAAACTGCTTTCTACCAAAGGTCTTGTAGAGCAAAATCTTAATGAGGCACAGGAAAGAGTAAAGCTTTTCAATAACCTGGAAAGTAATGGAGTAATTACTCGTAACGACCTATTGAAGGCGCAACTTCAGCAATCTAACATGGAGCTTAGCCTTTTAGAGGTTAACAATAATGTAGATGTGGCCAATTATAATATGAACATTTTACTCGGTCTACCTGAGGAAACCATTATTAAAATTGACACCGCAGAACTAGCCAATGCTCATATTGCTGATGTGAGTGACATTAGCTTCTACATGGGTAAAGCAGGTGAATCACGCAGTGATCTTAATGCCGCTCAAAACCGTGAAATGGCAGCCAGTCAAGGTATTAAGATTGCTAAAGGCGGTTATTACCCATCTCTAGCGCTCACGGCAGGTTATGTAGATGCTTACATTCCTGATTTTGTTACCATTACGAATGCAGTAAATGTAGGTCTAGGTGTACAATACAACCTTTCTAACCTTTTCAAAGGTAAGAGTCATGTACAGGAAGCTCAAGCCAAGGCAGATCAGGCATCTCTGGTGGCTGATATGAAATGGGATGGTGTAAGAACAGAAATCTACCGTGATTACGCGAACTACCAGAAGGAGCTTAAAAAAATTCAAACGCTGGAAGTTGCTAGTAATCAGGCTACTGAAAACTACCGCATCACCAATAACAGCTATAACAATAGTGTGGCACTTTTAACAGACGTGCTGGAAGCTGAAGTTCAGAAACTACAAGCACAGGTAAACGAGATGCACGCCAAAGCTGACGCGCAGATCAGCTACTACCAACTTGCCAAAGACTCTGGCATTTTAAAACAAGAATTTAACATCGAACAATAATTATCTATAGTAAATATGAACACGCCAATGGAAAATCCTGAGCAAAAAAAGAAAAAAGGAAGCAAGTTATTTCCTATCATTTTTGCAGGAATAGTGGTTGCAGGTATCGTTTTTGGAGTTTTTAAATACATCCATGGCCTGCATTATGAAGAAACTGAAGATGCGCAGCTAGAAACTAATATCAGTCCGGTGATACCCAAAGCTTCAGGCTATATTACCAAAATATTTGTAGATGATAATAAGCACGTAAAGCAAGGAGATACTTTAGTAATCTTAGAAGACACAGATTATAAAATCCGTGTAGAGCAAGCTGAAGCGGCCTTTGAAAACGCTAAAGCTAACTTAGAGGTAGTAAAATCAGGTGCCTCTGCATCTGTGGCTAACGTGAGCACCTCGCAGGCTAACATCGCTACCGTACAGGCTAATATAGAAGCCGCTAAAGTAGATCTTTGGCAAGCCACTCAGGATTATAACAGATATTCTAACTTAATAAAGGATCACTCTATCACACAGCAACAGTTTGACAAAGTGCAGGCGACCAAAGAAGCAGCAGAAAAGAAATTAGCTGTGCTTCAAAGCCAGAAATCAGTAGCAGCAAAACAGAAAGTTGTGAGCCAATCCAATAGTGATGTTTCTACTAATAACATTGCTGTGGCAGAAGCGAATGTAAAAATGCGTCAGGCAGAGCTTGAGCTGGCACAGTTACAACTTTCCTATACTGTAGTTACAGCCCCTATCAGCGGCACTATTTCTCAAAAGCATGTTGAAGTAGGTCAGTTAGTACAGGCCGGTCAGTCATTATTTGCGATTGTTGAAGATAGCAACATCTGGGTGGTAGCCAATTTCAAAGAAACTCAAATGGCCAAAATACAGCCAGGACAAGAAGTAGAAGTAGAAGTTGATGCTGTACCAGGAACTACTTTCGTAGGCAAAGTTCAGTCTATAGCAGCTGCTACAGGCGCTAAATTCTCATTACTTCCTCCAGATAATGCTACTGGTAACTTCGTGAAAGTGGTACAAAGAATACCGGTAAAAATAGTTCTGAATGACGGACAGGAGCAGCAATCAAAGCTAAGAGCTGGAATGAACGTGCTGGTAGAAGTCTCACTAGACTAAAAGTTAGCTTTTAATTTATGCTACAAGAAAATAATACGGTAGAATACGGGTTTCGGCGCGTGATCATTACGATTACGGCCATCACGTGTGCGCTGCTAGAGATTGTGGACACAACTATTGTGAACGTAGCTCTAAATGACATGCGAGGAAACCTGGGCGCTACCCTGAATGACGTAGGTTGGGTAGTTACCGCCTACGCCATAGCAAACGTAATTATGGTACCGCTCACCAGCTGGCTTTCGCAGCAGTTTGGTAGAAAAAACTACTTTGCGGCTTCCATTATCATATTTACCACGGCCTCCTTTTTATGTGGTAATGCTACGAATATTTGGGAGCTGGTGGCTTTCAGGTTTATACAAGGTTTAGGTGGTGGTGCACTGCTTGTTACTTCTCAAACCATTATTACTGAAGCATACCCGCCAGAAAAACGTGGTATGGCCCAAGCATTGTACGGAATGGGAGTCATTGTAGGCCCTACACTTGGCCCGCCTTTAGGAGGGTATATTGTAGATAATTACAGCTGGCCCTATATTTTCTATATCAATATCCCGATCGGGATTATAGCTACCATGCTTACACTGAACTACGTGGCGAGTCCTAATTATGGTGGAAAGAAGAAGGCCTCTGAAATTGACTGGCTGGGAATATTCCTGCTCATTTTGGCGGTAGGCTCTTTACAGTATGTACTGGAAAAAGGACAGGAACATGATTGGTTCTCTGATCCGCTCATTATAGTATTAGCCATTACCGGTGTAGGTGGTTTTTATATGCTCATCTGGAGAGAATTAACCATTGACAACCCGGTGATAGAATTGAGAGTACTCAAAGACAAAAACCTGGCTGTAGGAACCATATTCACCTTTATTCTAGGTTTCGGATTATATGGTTCCACCTTCATTATTCCGCTGTTTACCCAATCTATTTTAGGATGGACAGCCCTGGATGCAGGACTTTTGCTGGTGCCCAGTTCTATAGCCACCGGTCTTATGATGCCCGTAGTGGGTAAGCTCATTCAAAGAGGAGTGCCCCAGAAATATCTGGTAGCAGGAGGATTCATCATATTTTTTCTCTACAGCTTCTGGGCTCACGGCATCATCACGCCACAAACAGGTAATGATGATTTCTTCTGGCTTCTTATGGTAAGAGGTGTAGGATTAGGATTATTATTTGTACCTATCACCACACTGGCATTATCTACCCTTAAGGGAAAAGAAATTGCAGAAGGAGCGGCATTCACAGGAATGGTAAGACAGCTGGGAGGTTCGTTCGGTATTGCGTTGATCAGTACATTCATCAGCAGAAGCACTTTTATGTACAGAGCTGATTTAATTAAGAACCTGAGTCCTTACGATCCTATTGTACAGCAAAGGCTGGAAGGAAGCAAGCAAATGTTTATGTCTGCCGGCTCATCACCAGATATGGCCTTACAAAAGGGCTATCAAATGTTTGAGATGAGTGTCATGAGGCAGGCCTCTTTGCTCAGCTATATGGATGTATTTTTATACATAGGTATATTCTTCTTACTCTGTGCCCCACTAGTGCTCATAGTGAGGTCCGCCAAAAATAAGGCGGTGAGTACAGAAGGCTTACATTAATCTTGAGCGGTATATAGCCGCTCTATTTTAGCACGATCTTCTTCAGGTATAGTCTGGTCCTGAATAAGTCTAAAGGCGTCTGATGCTGATCTGATATTATACTTATCAATCACGTTAGATGCCTTTTCTTTTTTACGTCTGGCCCTAATCATAAAGAATATGCCCACCTGAACGGCTAACATTAGTACCAGAAAAGCAATCAGAAATTTCATAGGCTAAAGATATAAAAAAGGCCACCGGAATATTTCCCGGCGACCTTTTACCTAAACAAAACAAAGTTTTTATTTATTCAGCGGGTACTGTTACTGAGTATTCACCGCTGGTAATTTGAAAATTAAAAGATGAAGATTCTGAATCTGTTAAATCATAAATCTTCCTAAAGCCCTCACTACTTTTAATGGTTTCTTCGAAAACCACTTTGTCGTTATCATCTGTAATAACCACAGATACTGGGCTAGTGGCATATTTTAGCACCGCCAAACGGAATCTTTTGCCATCATTCACATTCAGAATGTTAGCCTTCAAGGTTTCATTGGCCATGCCATGCTTTACTATCTTACTGGTTTTAGAGCCATCTGGGTTAATCACCTCAAACTTGTACTCACCTACGGGTAGAGACTCAAAGTTAAAAGGCTGAGAAAAGCCATCTGAATTGATTACCGACTGCTCGTAAACTTTTTCCCCAGAATAATTATAAATGTTGATTTTCACCTCTCCCTGATCTGGCTTAAAGTAAACCAGCTTGAATTTGTCCTTATTGTTTTGGACTACATTAAATGTGTTTTGAGGATCTACTTTCGAAAAGTTTGCGGACGCAAACGTAGTGGTGCCTGCTATAAGCATAGCTGCCATTGCTGTTAAAAATTTCATACCTAATTATTTTGTTGTTGTTGTTTTGACCTGTTTGATATAACGGAACTTTTTGGAAACGGTTGCGAAATTTGAAAAATAATGTGATTAGCGTAAAAAACAGATGCTGAGTGGTTTATGAATATTTGCGAATGGTTAAACAAATTCATGCTAAATTTTATGAAGAAATATTCATATATTGAAACTTCAATAAAACTAGTCTTATATGTTAAAAAACGTAATTATATCATTAGGAATTACTCTGTTAATTCCTCTGATCTTTATCTCATATCAGGCATTTTCCGGCAGTCATGGAGAAGGATATGCTTTTGTAATTTCTTTGTCAAAAAATTTTTACATCGAATTAATAATTTCTTTTTTAATCATCTTTGGCTTGGTCTATTTAATACGTGGAAGAGTTTTTTCTAAAAAGGTTTAAGAAAAAAACTAAAGCTGAGCTGGAGCAAATACTCGCTAAACAAGAGAAATATGAGCCAGCCGCTATCAGTGCGGCCACAACTGTTTTACAGGAAGAATTATATCAACTAGAGACTCCCACTTTTGCAGACCCAAGGGCTAGAACACTTACCAAAAGCTGGAATGACTTTAGGCGAACTTTTAGCGTGAGGGATATACTTCCAACGCTTTTGTTAGGGGCAGCTTTTATCACCATATTTTTCATTTATGACCGAGTGGGTTTATTCAATCTTGTACCAAAGGGATTTTGGAGGTTAACGATAACTACGGTTACTCTTAGTTCTTTTCTCATTGCTAATCACCATCTCTATTTCCTGATTCATGGGCGTGCTAATTCCTTTGTAGGGAAAGTTATTCTGGATTACACATTTTACATTGGACTGATAGTGTTTTTCATGATAATTATCTTATTTGTAGCAATTACCCATGGGCAAAGTGTTTCTGCATCACTACAAATGCCGCCAATTTTCGCCTTGGTAATCTTTTTATCCATACTAGTATTTATTCTCTTCGAGCTGATAGTGAAAGTTTTAAATTTCATGTTTAAGCTGAAATTTCTTTAAAATATCCTCTTCTAACAAAAATTAAAATGACTAAGAAAGACTTCTTTATTCTGGTGATTAAAATACTGGGTTTGTATTTACTTATTGCAACCCTGTTTTCTGGAATGCCAAGTGCCATGAGCATGGCATTCGTTGAACCAGGTGCAGAAAATATCTTTTGGATAATTCTTATCGTCGGCTTGATCATAGGCCTATTTCTTCTCCTAATTTTTAAAGCTGATCACTTAGTTAGGTTGCTACAACTGGATAAAGGTTTTGATGATGAGCGAATTAATCTGGGTTCTCTAAACGCTGAAGACATCGTTAAAATTTCTCTGTTTCTAATTGGAGGTTTTATGATCGTAAAAAACATACCCAGCTTTATTAGCTACTGCTATATGGTTTTGAAATCTGACATAGGTGGCGAGACTATTCAAGACATGACTAAATTTTGGTGGGCAGTAGCAGCAATCAATGTATTCATCGGATTTATATTAATAACCAATTATAGACCTATTGCACAGAGGTTTGTCCACACTAACGCAGACAATTGATCGAACTCATTCTAGTAATTTTAATAGCTTTCGTTTTTGCTAAGGCCAGCAAAAATAAAAGAGATAGCTCCATCTGGTGGGCCTTTGTAGGAATCATATATTATGCCACAGGCCGCTCATTAGCTTTATTAATGATATATGGGTGTTGATTGTAGTAGGTTCTGCCAACTTCTCATTTAGAGAATTGTCTGCTATCTCTCTAGGGGAGTTAATATTATGTATAATTATTGGAACTATTACGGCTTACATTCTTGGAAGTATCTCTGGGTTAAACTTCAGAAGAATACTAAACGAAAATTAAATCAGTCGAACCATTATGAAAAGTAGTTCATAAGAGATGACTAACTTTACATTATGACCTATGCCCAACAAATTCTTGACTACTATGCTCGGCTCAATTTGCCTCAAAATTTGCCGGAAGGCGTAGAGGTGCTCTATCCTTTTGATGAAGATGAGGTAAAAAGGGTGACTGATCTTTTCTATCATCAATATTTTAATGATACCAATAAAAGGACTTTTCTCATAGGTATAAATCCAGGCAGGCTTGGGGGTGGCGCTACGGGAATCCCATTCACTGATCCCATACGGCTGGAAGAAGAACTGGGTATTGAAAATAATTTTGATAAAAAATCTGAGTTGTCCTCTCGATTTATTTATCAAATGATTCAGGCTGTAGGTGGACCTGCTATCTTTTATAAACACTTCTATTTCAGCTCTGTATCTCCATTGGGATTTGTAAAAGATGGTAAAAATCTAAATTATTACGACATACCCGAGCTTCAAAATGCCCTGGAAGATTATATGGTGGAAGAAATGCGCAAGCAGATAGCCTTTGGTGCGCATGACACAGCCTTTAGCCTGGGTATGGGCAAAAACATTGCTTACCTGAAAGCACTGAACAAAAAGTATAAGCTATTTAAGGAAATAGTGCCGCTACCGCATCCAAGATGGGTGATGCA
This genomic interval carries:
- a CDS encoding TolC family protein, giving the protein MKKSCLIVLMGLLTFNLHAQDEHQLNLEEAVELGLQNSKSLKASYAALQEANAKLAQSKHDQYPELTISGAHLRVNNPTVETHFGGDTDSGDGEPQSGSSPEVSSVTYGMASFSQPIFSGFRLHNAVKVADYLKTAAELDVDNQREAVIFNIISAYYNYYKLLSTKGLVEQNLNEAQERVKLFNNLESNGVITRNDLLKAQLQQSNMELSLLEVNNNVDVANYNMNILLGLPEETIIKIDTAELANAHIADVSDISFYMGKAGESRSDLNAAQNREMAASQGIKIAKGGYYPSLALTAGYVDAYIPDFVTITNAVNVGLGVQYNLSNLFKGKSHVQEAQAKADQASLVADMKWDGVRTEIYRDYANYQKELKKIQTLEVASNQATENYRITNNSYNNSVALLTDVLEAEVQKLQAQVNEMHAKADAQISYYQLAKDSGILKQEFNIEQ
- a CDS encoding DHA2 family efflux MFS transporter permease subunit, encoding MLQENNTVEYGFRRVIITITAITCALLEIVDTTIVNVALNDMRGNLGATLNDVGWVVTAYAIANVIMVPLTSWLSQQFGRKNYFAASIIIFTTASFLCGNATNIWELVAFRFIQGLGGGALLVTSQTIITEAYPPEKRGMAQALYGMGVIVGPTLGPPLGGYIVDNYSWPYIFYINIPIGIIATMLTLNYVASPNYGGKKKASEIDWLGIFLLILAVGSLQYVLEKGQEHDWFSDPLIIVLAITGVGGFYMLIWRELTIDNPVIELRVLKDKNLAVGTIFTFILGFGLYGSTFIIPLFTQSILGWTALDAGLLLVPSSIATGLMMPVVGKLIQRGVPQKYLVAGGFIIFFLYSFWAHGIITPQTGNDDFFWLLMVRGVGLGLLFVPITTLALSTLKGKEIAEGAAFTGMVRQLGGSFGIALISTFISRSTFMYRADLIKNLSPYDPIVQQRLEGSKQMFMSAGSSPDMALQKGYQMFEMSVMRQASLLSYMDVFLYIGIFFLLCAPLVLIVRSAKNKAVSTEGLH
- a CDS encoding uracil-DNA glycosylase family protein is translated as MTYAQQILDYYARLNLPQNLPEGVEVLYPFDEDEVKRVTDLFYHQYFNDTNKRTFLIGINPGRLGGGATGIPFTDPIRLEEELGIENNFDKKSELSSRFIYQMIQAVGGPAIFYKHFYFSSVSPLGFVKDGKNLNYYDIPELQNALEDYMVEEMRKQIAFGAHDTAFSLGMGKNIAYLKALNKKYKLFKEIVPLPHPRWVMQYRLKRLDEFIDQYKQAFSPFMH
- a CDS encoding T9SS type A sorting domain-containing protein, encoding MKFLTAMAAMLIAGTTTFASANFSKVDPQNTFNVVQNNKDKFKLVYFKPDQGEVKINIYNYSGEKVYEQSVINSDGFSQPFNFESLPVGEYKFEVINPDGSKTSKIVKHGMANETLKANILNVNDGKRFRLAVLKYATSPVSVVITDDNDKVVFEETIKSSEGFRKIYDLTDSESSSFNFQITSGEYSVTVPAE
- a CDS encoding HlyD family secretion protein; the protein is MNTPMENPEQKKKKGSKLFPIIFAGIVVAGIVFGVFKYIHGLHYEETEDAQLETNISPVIPKASGYITKIFVDDNKHVKQGDTLVILEDTDYKIRVEQAEAAFENAKANLEVVKSGASASVANVSTSQANIATVQANIEAAKVDLWQATQDYNRYSNLIKDHSITQQQFDKVQATKEAAEKKLAVLQSQKSVAAKQKVVSQSNSDVSTNNIAVAEANVKMRQAELELAQLQLSYTVVTAPISGTISQKHVEVGQLVQAGQSLFAIVEDSNIWVVANFKETQMAKIQPGQEVEVEVDAVPGTTFVGKVQSIAAATGAKFSLLPPDNATGNFVKVVQRIPVKIVLNDGQEQQSKLRAGMNVLVEVSLD